A section of the Glandiceps talaboti chromosome 8, keGlaTala1.1, whole genome shotgun sequence genome encodes:
- the LOC144439244 gene encoding extracellular serine proteinase-like, which produces MRFLVFAVLIAVAAAAPFLRVNKPVPNSYIVKLKDSIVPLQFAKQLPALGASVTKVYNNALNGLAVETMNVQKLMFLPGVEYVEEDMFLSIDVEWGMDRTDQRFLPLNGVYNVYGSGSGSHVYIVDTGLRHSHNEYGNRASYFHDYQPSNGGEDCNGHGTHCGGTTSGSSVGTSVSSSLYSVRVLNCVGSGTNANIISGLDDIVARGATASRSVVSMSLGGGANSALDDAVTRVVNAGYTVSVAAGNEDQNACNVSPARHSNALTVGSTTSTDARSSFSNWGNCVDIFAPGSSVRSSWHTCNSCYNTISGTSMACPHVSGIAAVHLGAGQCSSNSSCRNRILNDGTSGVVSNPGVGSPNLLLYCD; this is translated from the exons atgAGGTTTTTGGTTTTCGCCGTTTTAATCGCTGTCGCAGCTGCAGCACCTTTCCTCAGAGTTAACAAGCCTGTTCCAAACAGCTACATCGTTAAACTCAAG GATAGTATTGTCCCACTGCAATTCGCCAAACAACTGCCAGCCCTCGGTGCTTCTGTCACTAAAGTATACAACAATGCCTTGAACGGTTTGGCTGTTGAGACAATGAATGTTCAGAAG CTTATGTTCCTCCCCGGTGTTGAATACGTTGAGGAAGATATGTTTTTGTCCATCGATGTTGAATGGGGTATGGACCGTACCGATCAAAGATTCCTGCCCCTCAATGGCGTATATAACGTATATG GAAGTGGATCAGGATCTCATGTATACATCGTTGATACCGGTCTTCGTCACTCCCATAACGAATATGGGAACAGAGCCAGTTATTTCCATGACTACCAACCATCCAACGGC GGTGAGGATTGTAATGGTCACGGTACTCATTGCGGAGGTACTACCTCTGGTTCATCTGTCGGCACTTCCGTATCTTCCAGCTTGTACAGTGTAAGAGTTTTGAACTGTGTAGGCTCTGGTACAAATGCTAATATTATTTCCG GTCTTGACGACATTGTTGCTCGTGGTGCCACTGCAAGCAGAAGTGTTGTATCCATGTCCCTGGGTGGTGGTGCTAACTCAGCCCTCGACGATGCTGTTACCAGAGTTGTCAATGCCGGATACACTGTTTCTGTTGCTGCTGGCAACGAAGATCAAAATGCCTGCAATGTCTCTCCCGCTAGACATTCTAAC GCTTTAACTGTCGGTTCTACAACCAGCACCGATGCAAGATCATCCTTCTCCAACTGGGGAAATTGTGTCGATATCTTTGCTCCAGGTTCTAGCGTAAGAAGCTCATGGCATACATGCAACAGTTGCTACAACACCATCAGTGGTACTTCTATGGCCTGTCCCCACGTGAGTG GTATTGCCGCTGTGCATCTTGGTGCCGGACAATGTTCCAGCAACTCTAGCTGTAGAAACAGAATCCTAAATGACGGTACCAGTGGAGTTGTTAGCAATCCTGGTGTTGGCTCTCCAAATCTTCTCTTGTATTGTGATTAA